Proteins encoded together in one Candidatus Bathyarchaeota archaeon window:
- a CDS encoding aldolase translates to MNKDKIIVPLDVPKNMRDKYQDNYFEITRGSGRLMLFAGDQKIEHLNADFYGEGIHPDDSDPEHFFRIASKAKIGVFATQLGLISRYGMDYRDLPYLVKLNSKTNLVKTEQKDPYSEQLTDVGQIVEFQRNSGLKILGVGYTIYLGSRFESLMLRKGAQVIYEAHENGLITVLWIYPRGKAVKDEKNPHLIAGATGVGACLGADFVKVNYPKQEGKDSKDIFKEAIMAAGRTNVICAGGGATDVKKFLQTLHDQIEVGAAGNATGRNIHQKGFDEAVRMCNAIYAITIEGASVEEAYSCFATK, encoded by the coding sequence ATGAATAAAGATAAAATAATTGTTCCTTTAGATGTCCCAAAAAATATGCGTGATAAATATCAAGATAATTATTTTGAAATAACCCGAGGTTCTGGTAGATTAATGCTTTTTGCTGGGGACCAGAAAATTGAACATCTCAATGCTGATTTTTATGGCGAAGGTATTCATCCAGATGACTCTGATCCAGAACATTTTTTCAGAATAGCTAGTAAAGCAAAAATTGGAGTATTCGCCACTCAATTGGGTTTGATTTCTCGTTATGGAATGGATTATAGAGATCTGCCATACTTAGTGAAGTTGAATTCAAAAACAAATCTAGTCAAAACTGAGCAGAAAGATCCTTACAGTGAACAATTAACTGATGTAGGTCAAATAGTTGAATTTCAGAGAAATAGCGGCTTGAAAATACTGGGGGTGGGGTATACCATTTATCTTGGGAGTAGGTTTGAGTCGCTGATGTTAAGAAAAGGTGCTCAGGTTATTTATGAAGCTCATGAAAATGGTTTAATCACAGTCCTTTGGATATATCCAAGAGGAAAGGCAGTAAAAGATGAAAAAAACCCCCATCTTATTGCAGGGGCTACTGGAGTTGGCGCATGTCTTGGTGCAGACTTTGTAAAGGTAAATTACCCCAAACAAGAAGGAAAAGATTCGAAGGATATTTTTAAAGAGGCAATAATGGCTGCGGGTAGAACCAATGTAATTTGTGCGGGTGGAGGCGCAACTGATGTTAAGAAATTTTTACAAACGCTCCATGACCAAATTGAAGTTGGAGCGGCTGGAAATGCCACAGGAAGAAATATTCATCAAAAAGGATTTGATGAGGCTGTCCGAATGTGTAATGCAATATATGCTATTACAATCGAAGGAGCCAGTGTTGAGGAGGCCTATTCCTGTTTCGCCACAAAATGA
- a CDS encoding ROK family protein: protein MKQKNEDLLTLGIDLGGTKVKTALVDNKGKILSAHKYPTNPEKGVDGVIEDILKCIDGCLGDNIRKAEALGIGIAAQVDLKGNVIYAPNLRWHNIPLKKILEEKLGLPTFVLNDVNAATWGEWRYGSGKNVSDLVVIFVGTGVGGGVISGSKMVIGCNNSGGELGHITIVLGGRQCHCPNNGCLEAYAGGWAIAERAQEAVRANPQNGKQLISLAGTIENITAKTVGDAYYEKDPLSVQLIEETIQCLAAGVVSIVNAFNPCILILGGGIIEGIPELISEIEKIAKEKALESSLVDLKITKSALGGDAGIIGAAIFAQNEIKGIQ from the coding sequence ATGAAACAAAAGAATGAAGATTTACTTACGCTTGGTATTGATTTGGGAGGGACTAAAGTAAAAACAGCATTAGTTGATAATAAAGGTAAGATTTTATCCGCCCATAAATATCCCACAAATCCTGAAAAAGGCGTAGATGGAGTTATTGAAGATATTTTAAAATGTATAGATGGCTGTCTTGGCGATAACATACGAAAAGCAGAAGCTCTAGGAATAGGTATCGCGGCTCAAGTTGATTTGAAAGGAAACGTGATATATGCTCCCAATTTAAGATGGCATAATATTCCCTTAAAAAAAATACTAGAAGAAAAATTGGGATTGCCTACATTCGTACTAAATGATGTTAATGCTGCAACTTGGGGGGAGTGGCGATATGGTTCTGGAAAAAATGTTAGTGATTTGGTGGTTATTTTTGTTGGAACTGGCGTAGGTGGAGGCGTGATAAGCGGGTCCAAAATGGTCATTGGTTGCAATAATAGTGGAGGAGAATTAGGTCACATAACTATTGTATTAGGTGGGCGGCAATGCCATTGTCCAAATAATGGGTGTTTGGAAGCTTATGCCGGAGGATGGGCTATTGCCGAAAGAGCACAAGAGGCCGTTAGAGCCAATCCTCAAAATGGAAAGCAACTGATATCTTTAGCCGGTACTATTGAAAATATTACGGCTAAAACGGTGGGTGATGCTTATTATGAGAAAGACCCTTTATCTGTTCAATTGATCGAAGAAACCATACAATGTCTTGCAGCTGGTGTAGTAAGCATCGTGAACGCATTTAATCCTTGCATACTCATACTTGGAGGCGGTATTATTGAAGGAATACCTGAATTAATAAGTGAGATAGAAAAAATAGCAAAAGAGAAGGCATTAGAATCTTCTCTAGTAGATTTAAAAATTACTAAATCAGCGCTCGGTGGTGATGCAGGGATTATCGGCGCCGCAATATTTGCACAAAACGAAATTAAAGGAATTCAATAA